A genomic window from Punica granatum isolate Tunisia-2019 chromosome 2, ASM765513v2, whole genome shotgun sequence includes:
- the LOC116194293 gene encoding senescence associated gene 20-like has product MRLLTGIATPKEDRFEFVPDKITSLGPIVLAEGCDQGRSICWVHACTVTHGVITQVREYLNTSLTVTCLGSVGKNLPDIASTSSSSPSSQPHWPSVWESSLSSQVGKSVPGLVLAI; this is encoded by the coding sequence ATGCGCCTCCTGACCGGCATCGCCACGCCAAAAGAAGACCGGTTCGAGTTCGTCCCCGACAAGATCACCTCCCTGGGCCCCATCGTCCTAGCCGAGGGCTGCGACCAGGGCCGCTCAATCTGCTGGGTCCACGCCTGCACGGTCACTCATGGGGTGATCACCCAGGTCCGGGAGTACTTGAACACTTCCCTCACCGTCACCTGCCTCGGATCAGTCGGCAAAAACCTCCCCGACATCGCCTCAACGTCCTCGTCATCGCCGTCGTCCCAGCCGCATTGGCCTTCCGTTTGGGAGAGCAGCCTCTCGAGTCAGGTCGGGAAGTCCGTTCCCGGGCTGGTCTTGGCCATATAA